Proteins encoded together in one Thermoplasmatales archaeon BRNA1 window:
- a CDS encoding small GTP-binding protein domain protein, with the protein MAGMNTQIPTVLSAEELMDKAFRRANKISKTGSDALDTKKKTTLARITASGDIVETTLVGYIQKFPRMEKNDDFFPQLVDLVIGIDQYKKSLGALNWAAGQVERLRNGALREVRRYKDPARIDAVRKSFYGRLGSYLNQISKDLLFLQDAKNKFRELPSIDPKVPTAVIAGFPNVGKSSLVTYISSAAPEVAPYPFTTKGITIGHIADDWRKFQIVDTPGLLDRDFEDRNDIEKQAVLALRYLTDVMVFILDPSETCGYDMGKQTRLLENIRSNFEDVPILVVESKCDVMRTEGETRRISSVSGEGMAELKEELVKMLREIFRQKALQTPLEEVE; encoded by the coding sequence ATGGCCGGAATGAACACGCAGATACCGACAGTCCTGTCAGCCGAGGAGCTGATGGACAAAGCATTCCGCAGGGCCAATAAGATCAGCAAAACCGGGTCGGACGCTCTCGATACCAAGAAGAAGACGACACTGGCCCGCATCACGGCTTCGGGCGACATAGTCGAGACGACTCTCGTCGGCTACATCCAGAAGTTCCCGAGAATGGAGAAGAACGACGATTTCTTCCCCCAGCTCGTGGACCTAGTCATCGGGATTGACCAGTACAAGAAGTCCCTCGGCGCCCTCAACTGGGCCGCAGGACAGGTGGAACGCCTCCGCAACGGGGCGCTCCGCGAGGTCCGCAGATACAAGGACCCTGCAAGGATAGACGCCGTCAGGAAGAGCTTCTACGGAAGACTGGGATCGTATCTTAACCAGATCTCCAAGGACCTGCTCTTCCTGCAGGACGCGAAGAACAAGTTCAGGGAGCTCCCCTCCATCGACCCCAAGGTGCCCACCGCGGTCATCGCAGGGTTCCCCAACGTTGGGAAGAGCAGCCTGGTGACATACATCAGCTCGGCTGCCCCGGAGGTCGCCCCCTACCCGTTCACCACCAAGGGGATCACCATCGGGCACATCGCCGACGACTGGAGGAAATTCCAGATCGTGGACACCCCCGGACTCCTGGACAGGGACTTCGAGGACAGGAACGACATCGAGAAGCAGGCGGTCCTCGCCCTGCGTTATCTCACCGACGTCATGGTGTTCATCCTCGACCCCTCCGAGACCTGCGGGTACGACATGGGGAAGCAGACCCGTCTGCTGGAGAACATCCGCTCCAACTTCGAGGACGTCCCCATCTTGGTCGTCGAGAGCAAGTGCGACGTCATGCGCACCGAGGGAGAGACTAGGAGAATATCATCCGTGTCCGGGGAGGGCATGGCCGAGCTCAAGGAGGAGCTCGTGAAGATGCTCCGCGAGATCTTCAGGCAGAAGGCGCTCCAGACACCGCTCGAAGAGGTCGAGTGA